From a single Brassica oleracea var. oleracea cultivar TO1000 chromosome C5, BOL, whole genome shotgun sequence genomic region:
- the LOC106345066 gene encoding uncharacterized protein LOC106345066, producing MVKESYLVRLALSNRTAFGALAISSVTPSRVFLDTDIQETRDYLTWMNKNLAVANRVDADIVTKTETVTIGELFSYMKQEDAKVVQYQLVAWFECIATIGDVAHGSSWYYIGCGGCHTKATKGPTSLMCKKCGKTDIVGVAQYLAKISVYDNDDQAFFVLLGGAGHELSGKKASELVENYFEANENVGDDHLVPVPQALIDTIGQTRKFIVKVSNHDLIGKTQALTVTKVLTPEVPEVEANLEGNVVVPDAQGNLHKEVADDDPSTSFGSVKRAADNVEVEDPKRARSG from the exons ATGGTCAAGGAATCTTATCTGGTTAGGTTAGCTTTGAGTAATAGAACTGCATTTG GTGCCCTAGCTATCTCCTCTGTGACGCCATCACGTGTGTTTTTGGACACTGATATTCAAGAAACCCGAGATTATCTCACTTG GATGAACAAGAACCTAGCTGTTGCTAACAGAGTTGATGCAGACATTGTCACTAAGACTGAGACAGTGACCATAGGCGAGCTCTTTTCCTATATGAAGCAGGAAGATGCCAAGGTTGTTCAGTACCAATTG GTTGCTTGGTTTGAGTGCATAGCAACCATTGGTGATGTTGCGCACGGTTCATCATGGTATTATATAGGCTGTGGTGGGTGCCACACTAAGGCAACCAAAGGGCCTACCAGCCTTATGTGTAAGAAATGTGGGAAAACCGATATTGTTGGGGTTGCACA GTACCTGGCCAAGATCTCCGTGTATGATAATGATGATCAAGCGTTTTTTGTGCTCCTTGGTGGTGCTGGACATGAGTTATCTGGAAAGAAAGCTTCTGAGTTGGTTGAGAATTATTTCGAG GCCAATGAGAATGTAGGAGATGATCACTTGGTTCCGGTACCTCAAGCTCTTATCGATACCATAGGACAGACTCGCAAATTCATTGTGAAGGTGTCAAATCACGATTTAATTGGCAAGACTCAAGCTCTGACTGTGACAAAGGTGCTCACTCCAGAAGTTCCAGAAGTTGAAGCCAATTTAGAAGGAAATGTGGTTGTGCCAGACGCACAGGGAAATTTGCACAAGGAAGTTGCTGATGATGATCCTTCCACAAGCTTTGGGAGTGTGAAGAGGGCTGCTGATAATGTTGAGGTAGAAGATCCCAAGCGAGCCAGAAGTGGCTAG
- the LOC106343755 gene encoding ribonuclease 3-like protein 2: MDRLIRFFSPDFNSPTITPSNFSPSVNYRAITRPPLSPEKMESLQAVEKIVNYSFANKSLLEEALTHTSCVDFPSYERLEFVGDSAIGLALTNYLYLTYPNAEPHELSQLRAANVSTEKFARVALKHGLYRFLRRNAPSLDEKVTEFSEAVCKEDDSVYYGGLVKAPKVLADLLESVAGAVYIDVNFDLQRFWVIFRGLLEPIFTLDDLQQQPQPISMLFQLCHKHGKRLAIRYLKEGKRNIAGVYLDDEFFASGSAENKDTAKLLAAKEALGKFSECSPIAMVIDEGSVEVDLEDAKRKLYEICSKKKWPKPIYSIEEERGSANGKRFVCSARIKIPSEESPLYMKGDEESKKKKAENSSAYHMIIALRKSNYL, encoded by the exons ATGGATCGCTTGATTCGCTTCTTCTCGCCGGATTTCAACTCTCCGACGATCACTCCCTCTAACTTCTCACCTTCAGTCAATTATCGGGCGATCACTCGCCCTCCTCTATCGCCGGAGAAGATGGAATCTCTGCAAGCTGTGGAGAAGATCGTCAACTACAGTTTCGCTAACAAGAGTCTTCTCGAGGAAGCGCTTACGCACACTTCTTGCGTCGACTTTCCTTCGTACGAAAGGCTTGAATTCGTAGGAGACAGCGCCATAGGTCTTGCCTTAACGAACTACTTGTACCTCACTTACCCTAACGCCGAACCGCACGAGCTGTCTCAGTTGAGAGCTGCTAATGTTAGCACCGAGAAATTCGCCCGTGTCGCACTCAAACACGGTCTCTACCGCTTTCTTCGTCGCAACGCTCCTTCTTTAGATGAAAAG GTTACAGAGTTCTCAGAGGCGGTGTGCAAAGAAGACGATTCAGTTTACTATGGTGGATTAGTGAAAGCTCCCAAAGTTCTCGCTGACCTCCTAGAGTCTGTAGCCGGAGCCGTTTACATAGATGTCAACTTTGATCTGCAAAGATTCTGGGTG ATCTTCAGGGGTCTTTTGGAACCTATATTTACACTGGATGATCTCCAGCAGCAACCTCAGCCTATTAGTATGCTTTTCCAGTTATGTCATAAACACGGCAAGAGACTCGCCATCAGGTATCTGAAAGAGGGCAAAAGAAATATCGCTGGTGTATATCTCGATGACGAGTTTTTTGCTTCTGGGAGTGCTGAGAACAAAGATACCGCCAAGCTGTTAGCTGCTAAGGAAGCACTAGGGAAGTTTTCAGAATGTTCGCCTATTGCAATGGTTATTGATGAGGGTAGTGTAGAGGTTGACCTTGAAGATGCCAAAAGGAAGTTGTATGAGATTTGCTCCAAGAAAAAGTGGCCTAAACCAATTTACAG TATTGAGGAAGAAAGAGGGTCGGCAAATGGGAAGAGATTTGTGTGTTCAGCTAGAATAAAGATCCCTAGTGAAGAGAGTCCGTTATATATGAAGGGGGATGAAGAATCCAAGAAAAAGAAAGCTGAAAACTCCTCAGCTTACCACATGATAATAGCTCTAAGGAAATCTAATTATCTCTAG